Within Vidua chalybeata isolate OUT-0048 chromosome 26, bVidCha1 merged haplotype, whole genome shotgun sequence, the genomic segment gcccaggggtCTGGCTGGGTGCTGAGGCCCCCTTGGCTGCAGCGTTGGCTcaggctgccctgcagcaggtctCTGCACcggctcctcctccctccacaGTCAAATAAGATTGAGAAAGCGGTGTCTGCTGCCCACACCTTCCTCCAGAAGAACCCCAAGCATGAGATGACCTTGAGGTACCTGAACTACTACAGGACGCTGCTGGATGTGGATGAATACCTGGTCGACCTGGAAGCTCAGCCCTATGAGGTAAggaggggatggggctggggcaggagaggggctcCCCAGGGCTCGAAGCACACCTGGTGCTGCCAAGCCCCGAGGGAAGCAGCTCTCCCTCACTAAGCAGTGGTCCTCGCAGCCGATATTTGTGCGGTCAGTGAAGCTGTACAACAGCGGGGATTTCCGGAGCAGTGCAGCCGACATGGAGCGGGCACTGGCCGAGTACTACAAGGCGTACGAAGATTGTCTGGCCGGCTGCGAGGGCGCCTATGAGCTCCAGGAGTTCAAGGACTTCTACCCTGCCATCGCAGGTAGTGGAGGGCTGGGGGACGGCAGACTTGGGGAGGTGATCAGGGGTGCAACACCCGGCATCTCCCCCCAGACCACTTTGTCAGCGTGCTGCAATGCAAGGTGGACTGCGAGACCGAGCTCACACCTAACGTGGGTGGCTACTTCGTGGAGAAGTTTGTGGCCACCATGTACCACTACCTGCAGTTCGCTTACTACAAGCGTGAGTGCCGGTGGGAGCggggggctgtgccctggggcaCCCTGGGGTGCTGTGGGCCCGGGGAGGGGTGTCACCCCCGTGTCAGCCGGCGCTGCTCCCCGCAGTGAACGATGTGCAGGACGCGGTGCGCAGCGTCTCCAGCTACATGCTCTTCGACCCGGGCGACACCGTGATGCAGCAGAACCTGGTCTACTACCGCTTCCACCGCGAGCGCTGGCGCCTGCGCGAGGAGGACTTCGAGCCGCGGCCGGTGaggaccccccagccccccgtCCTGTGGCCCTGCGCCGCCCAGAGAGGAGCTGACCCAGCCCCTCTCTCCCGCTGTGCCCAGGAGGCCGTGCGCTACCAGAACCAGACGGCCGCTCAGAAGAAGATGCTGGAATTCGCCCGGCAGTACCTgcaggatgatgatgatgaggtACCTGACACGGGGTGCAGATGGTGcttttgggggtgctgggtggtgtgtgtgggtgctgcagggacCTTCCTGAGACTGGGGGGTCTGACCCCCCAaagctgccctggagcagagacTGCAGGTGAGGCTGCCGAGCCCCTgtgcctcctcctgccctcctgtgctgcagatGGAGGTGGATGGTGGCGAGGGGCCAGAAGTGCTGGACCTGCCCTCCGATGGCGAATTCGAGGGCGAAGGTGACTACGAGGAGGGCTTCTTCGCAGAGTGGTGGCAGGAACCCAAGACCAAAGGAGACAAAGATGACCAAGGTTCCTGATACCAGGGCTGGGGGTTGTGCTGTAGGGTCAgaggctctgctgcccacaCCCCTGGTGCCACCAAACTCTCCTTGTTTGCAGAGATCCTATGATGAGCCAGGTGAAGGGGGAGCCAGCACCAACTGAGCTGGATGGTGGTGGCTCTGTGATGCCATCTTGGGGACATCGGGCTTTGAGCTCCTCCCAGCCACCGGTAGAAACTCAGACTCATGGGGAGGGGCCAGTCCTGCCTagcatcctgcagcagggctgctgttgCCACCTGGATGTCTgctgtcctggcacagcccaaTTCCCATCCGTGGAACACCAGCATCCCTGaacatccctgcctgcccaggagccTGGGCTACCCCCACCCCCAATGCCCCAGGAGCCCTGACCAGCAGTGATGCCCCACAGCACTGGGGTTTCCTGtgtccctcagctgctccccagaaTCTGTGGATGATGCACCAGGATCGACCCCTATGTTGTCTTGAGGGGCTTGAAGGGCTACCCCTACTTTGGGAGCAAGGCACaatgctgctggagctggtccTGCCCCTTCCTGAGGCTCCCaaggctcctgctcctgttcctcaAGCCTCCCAAGCAATCTGCCAGCTCCCATAGCCCAGGTCCCCTTGGACTGGTGCCACAGGGGGCTCCCGGTGTGCCAcgtccctgtgtcactgcagccTGCTGAGGTGgtgcccattccctgcccgTGCCTTGAATTTTTGCCACACCAGCCCTTTTGCCACACCAGCCTTAAGCTCCATTAATTTAAGATTCCCCCTCTTGCACAGTTgctctttttatatatttactgGTGCTGAACTTTTAATAAAATCCAGACTGGTCTTTTCATGGCTGCCTCCACCGTCCATGTACTGCTGCTGTGGGATCCAGGAGCTCAGGGTAGGAGAGGCCCTGctgtgggagaggaagggaTGGCTTCAGGCCTGGATGTCCCCAGAGATGACCTGGGGGAACTTGTGGGGCTGGGGACCTATGGAGGCCACGAGGGCAGCCAGGCTCCTGTGAGGCTCTGGGTTCCATGAGGGGGACCCCAAATGGGATCCATGACCCCCTCATTGAGGCTGTCAGGTGAGGTGTgagggggagctgcagggggcTGGAGGGCAGCATGTCCTACCCCATGTGGGTCTTTGGGATGTAATATCCACGAGCTGATGGTTGTTTTGGGGTGCaacactgtgacactgctccTGGATCGGAGGGTGCAGCCTGCATCCCCCGATGAAGGTGGGGATGGCAGGGTGGGATGacctcctcctgcctgcatcAGGGCGTTTTGGGGCCCACCGGGGGTCTCTGTTGGTGCTGACAAACCTGTGCCAGTCCTAGGCACGAGGCGTCGGGCAGAGTGTGGCCGCTCACTCCTCCCTGCCGCGGTCCCTCCCGCTCCGCATGGAAATTGGCTACGAGGACTGAAACTGAGAGGCTGAATCACAGCGTTGGCCCcgggggagggaagggatgggaatggaAGGAAAAGGGTGGCAAGAGGCTGCCAGCACCCCACCCTGCCCCGCCTGGAGCCCCTGTTCACCGAggcttttccagctctgcagggcactgggcggggggcaggggctgagcccccagacCCGTGGGCAAAGCTCAGGGCTCggggaggcagtgctgggagggagcacCCACTGCACCCCTGCGCCGGGACTGGGCTGTCCTGTCACTTGGGAGGAGTTGGGTTTGTCACGGATGGGTCACAGCCACCTCGGGAGGGGAGTCCCAGCCTGGTGGGGTGTGGCCAGCGGCACTCGCGAACGGATGAGCGGAGAGCACTCAGCCCAGCGCTGGCACCGCAGCCTAGGGGACAAAGGCCTGCGGATCTTCCCAACAGCTGGGCGAGGGTGGCACTGGGCCCACGGGGCCTCCGCCCCGCTCtgacacac encodes:
- the P3H4 gene encoding endoplasmic reticulum protein SC65; protein product: MGGAVPVPVPRPLPAVLLAVLAAGLCAAQYEQYSVRGFPAAALEPLQSAYERALEQYADAQWAESAQGLEASLRLHRLLRDSEAHCHRRCAGEPPAGEDRAEEPRGERDPAWEWERELRLFGRLLLRAGCLRACKRELPVFQLRYPPAQTLRDFQRRQPYQYLHYALFKSNKIEKAVSAAHTFLQKNPKHEMTLRYLNYYRTLLDVDEYLVDLEAQPYEPIFVRSVKLYNSGDFRSSAADMERALAEYYKAYEDCLAGCEGAYELQEFKDFYPAIADHFVSVLQCKVDCETELTPNVGGYFVEKFVATMYHYLQFAYYKLNDVQDAVRSVSSYMLFDPGDTVMQQNLVYYRFHRERWRLREEDFEPRPEAVRYQNQTAAQKKMLEFARQYLQDDDDEMEVDGGEGPEVLDLPSDGEFEGEGDYEEGFFAEWWQEPKTKGDKDDQEIL